Sequence from the Microbacterium sp. 1.5R genome:
GCTCATGAAGAAGCAGCGCGGCCCACGCGATGCTCATCACGGGTTGGACGAGCTGGATCTGGCTCACCGGGGCCATGGGCCCGATCGCGAGCCCGCGGTACCAGGCGAAGAATCCGAGGAACATGCTCACCACGCCGAGGTAGGCGAAGGCGAGCCACTGCACCGGCGATGCCGTCGGCGAGTCGGCGACCGCCGAGGCCAGGGTCAGCACGAGCATCAGCGGCGCGGCGAGCACGAGCGCCCACGACACGGTCTGCCAGGCTCCGAGCTCCCGAGCGAGCAGGCCGCCCTCCGCATAGCCGACAGCCGCAGCGAGCACCGCGGCGAACAGCAGCAGATCGGCCCAGTGGAGTGCGCCGAGATCCCCGTTCTGCAGTGACGCGAAGACCACCGCCGTGATGGCGCCGAGTGCGGCGAACCACCAGAACGCACGTCCCGGCCGTTCGCGCGTGCGGAGCACGACGATGACGGCCGTCGCTGCGGGGAGCAGGCCGATCACCACGGCGCCGTGGCTCGCCGGTGCGGCGGTCATGGCGAACGACGTCAAGAGGGGGAACCCGGCGACGACACCACCGGCCACGATCGCGAGTCGCCACCATTGCACCCTGGTCGGCGGATGCTGCCGGGCGGCCGCCAGAGCGATGGCAGCGAGCGCTGCGGCGACGACCGCGCGACCGGATCCGATGAACAGAGGCGAGAGGCCGCCGACCGCGATGCGGGTGAAGGGGAGGGTGAACGAGAAGGCGGCGACGCCGAGAAGCCCCCACCAGAGGCCCGCACGGGATAGCGCTGTGCGAGCAGGAGCGATAACGCTACTCTGTTCTTTCATGAGTCAGGATAGCAGTGACCGGATCGTAGGAGAACTGCGTCGGTGGATCGAGGCGGCGCCTCCGGGGTCTCGGGTTCCCTCGAATCGAGCGCTCGTCGCGCAGTACGGAGCGAGCCCTGTGACGGTGCAGAAGGCGATGGGACGCCTCGCCCGGCTGGGCCTGATCGAATCCCGACCAGGCGCGGGGACGTTCGTGCGCGCGCAGAAGACGCCGCGCCCCGCCGACTACGGCTGGCAGACATCCGCGCTCGGGGCTCCTCCCGCGCGACTCGCCGGGCTCACCTCGACGCAGCGCACTGTCGCTCCCGACGCGATCGGCATGCATTCCGGGTATCCGGCGGTCGACCTGCTTCCCGAGCGGCTGGTCCGTCAGGCGATCACCCGTGCGGCACGCACCTCGTCAGCGCTCACTCGCTCGCCCGCCGCCGGGATGCCGGAGCTGCAGGCCTGGTTCGCGGCCGAGCTCGCGGCATCCGCCCCCGCAGACGTCACTCCGGCATCTGCCAGGGATGCGCTCGTGATCGCGGGCAGCCAGAGCGGGCTGAGCTCCATCTTCCGAGCCGTGGTCGGGGCCGGGCAGCCTCTGCTGATCGAGTCGCCCACCTACTGGGGTGCTCTTCTCGCCGCCGAGCAGGCCGGGGTGGTGCTGGTGCCGATCCCGTCGGGGCCGGACGGGCCCGATCCGGATGCCGTCGAGCGGGCGTTCGTCGAGACCGGCGCTCGTGCGTTCTACGCGCAGCCCACATTCGCCAACCCGACGGGCGCCAGGTGGCCCGCGTCGACCAGCCTCGCCGTTCTCGAGAGCGTGCGGCGGCACGGTGCCTTCCTCATCGAAGACGACTGGGCGCACGATCTGGCCATCGACGGCGATCCGCGTCCGATCGCGGCGATGGACGATGACGGCCATGTCGTCTATCTCCGTTCGCTGACCAAGAGCGTCTCGCCCGCGCTGCGGATCGCCGCGGTGATCGTGCGGGGTCCGGCGCGCGAGCGCATCCTCGCCGACCGTGCCGCCGAGTCGATGTACGTGAGCGGGCTGCTGCAGGCTGCCGCGCTCGACGTCGTGACCCAGCCGGCGTGGAAGAGCCACCTGCGTGGCTTCCGCGACCACTTGAGGGCGCGACGCGACCTGCTGCTCGCGAGCCTCGCCGAGCACGCCCCGACCGCGACGGTCGAGACGGTGCCGGCCGGTGGCCTCAACCTCTGGGTGCGGCTTCCGGAGGGCACCGATGTCGTCGGCGTGGTCCGAGGATGCGAGACCCGCGGCCTCATCATCTCTCCCGGATCCGAATGGTTCCCCGCGGAGCCCTCCGGAGCCTATGTGCGACTCAACTACGCGAACGCCGACCCGACGCGATTCCCCGAGGCGGCGGAGATCCTCGGCGGTGTGCTCGCGGCATCCTGACCGGCGTCAGCTCTCGGGCGGACCCTCGGGGCGGTGCGCGCGGCGGCCGTTCACGACGACCGGTCGCCCTGCGCGCTCCTGCCCCGGCAGCGGGCGTGAGCGTCGGCCGTAGATCAGCTCCGACGAGTCGAGCAGCCACGGCACGAGCGTGATCGAGACCCCGTGCACGAGCATCAGCTGGTTGGCCAGGCGGCGTGAGCGGCGGTTGTGCAGGAACGTCTCCCACCAGTGCCCCACGATGTACTGCGGCAGATAGACCGTGACCACGGACGAGCCGTGCTTCTCGCGGTACTGCTTGATGAACTGCGTCACCGGCTGTGCGAACGACCGGAACGGCGACTCGACGATCACCAGCGGGATCGGCACGAGGTGATCTGCCCAGTCCTTCTGCAGCTGCGCGGCATCGTCGGATGCGACGGCGACGTGCACCGCCAGAGTCTTGCCGTGCTTGGCGGCGATCGCATAGTCGATGGCCTTGATCACCGGCTTCTGCAGGCGGTTGACGAGCACGATCGCCAGGTCGCCGGTCGCGCCGAACTTCGTCGTGTCGTCGATCGCGATCTCGTGCTCGACGTCGCGGTAGTACCGCTTCACGCCCATCATCAGGAACGCCAGCACCGGGATCGCGAAGAACACCAGGTAGGCGCCGTGCGTGAACTTCGTGATCGTCACGATCAGCAGCACCGCCACCGTCATCGCGGCGCCCACCGAGTTGATGACCAGTCCGATCTTCGCCGAGCGGCGGTCGGATGCCGAGGCGCCGTCGACGCCCGACCCGGGAGTCGTCCCCACCGGCCCGCGCAGCACGCGGCGCCAGTGCCGGACCATGCCGATCTGCCCGAGCGAGAACGACACGAAGACGCCGATGATGTAGAGCTGGATCAGCGTGGTGAGCTTCGCCTGGAACACCACGAGCACGATGATCGCCGCGATCCCCAGCACGATCATGCCGTTCGAGAACACGAGGCGGTCGCCGCGGGTGTTCAGCGACTTGGGGGCGTAGCCGTCACGGGCGAGCACCGAGCCGAGCAGCGGGAATCCGTTGAAGGCGGTGTTGGCAGCCAGCAGCAGCACGCAGGCGGTCGCCGCCTGGATGATGAAGAACAGGATGCTGCCGCCGCCGAACGTCGCAGACGCGATCTGCGCCATCAGGCTCGGCTGCGGGTTCGAGCAGTCGAAGCCGATCAGGTCGCACGGGTTCTCGGCGTAGTGCACGCCGGTGATCAGGGCCAGGGCGGTGAGCCCGGCGAACAGGCACGCGGCGATGGAACCCATCAGCACGAGCGTGGTCTGGGCGTTGCGGACCTTCGGGGTGCGGAAGGCGGGCACGCCGTTCGACACCGCCTCGACGCCGGTGAGGGCCGAGCATCCGCTCGAGAACGCCCGCAGGATCAGAAGGATCACCGCGGCCTGGCCGAGGTCTTCGGAGTGCACGGCGAACTCGGCGCTCGAGGCGACCGGCGCATCGCCGAGGAAGGTGCGGAACAGCCCGGTCACGATCATGAAGCCGACGGAGGCGATGAACACGTAGGTCGGGATCGCGAAGACGAGCGAGGCCTCGCGCACTCCTCGCAGGTTCACCACGATGATGAGGATCACGAATCCGACCGCCAGCTCGACGCGCAGCGGATCGAGGCCCGGCACCGCCGAGATGATGTTGTCGACGCCGGATGCCACCGACACGGCGACCGTCAGCACGTAGTCGACCAGCAGCGCGGCCGCGACGATGACGCCGGGGATCTCGCCGAGGTTCTTCGAGGCGACCTCGTAGTCGCCGCCGCCCGAAGGGTAGGCCTTGATGAGCTGCCGGTAGCTGAGCACGACGACGATCAGCAGCACGACGACCGCGACCGCGACGAGCGGCGTGAACGACAGGAACGTCAGTCCGCCGATGAGGAGGATCATCACGAGCTCCTGCGGCGCGTAGGCGACCGAGCTCAGGGCGTCCGACGCGAAGATCGGCAACGCCATCTTCTTCGGGAGCAGCTGATCGTCGACCTGTGCGCTCGTCAGCGGGTCGCCGATGAGGATGCGCTTCACGCGAGGAGGAGCGTCGAGGTTGTCCCGGGTTTCATCTGACACGTCGGGCGACATTACGCCCGCGAACGGCTTCCTCACGCGTTCCTCACGGAATCCCTACGGGTGCCCCGGTGTCCCTAACGGAATCCTTACGCGGCCGAGGCGGTCACTCGGAATGAGGGCGCGGCATGTACCACTCGGTGAACGCGGTCGCCCGGCCCTCGGCATCCAGTCGGACGATCCAGAGATTGAGATAGTCCCTTTCAGACGGGTACTGCGTGCGCCCCTCGATCGCCACGAAGTCGTCATCCTCGCGGACGATCCACCACTCGAACGACCACGTACCCGGATCGTCGAGGTCCTCGAGCCAGCCGGCGACGATGTCGGCCCGACCGACCCGCGGCTCGGCGTCGGGGCTCGTGAGGTAGATCGCGTCTTCGCTGAAGAGCGCCGCGATCTGCTGCGGGTCGTTCGATCGCCACGCCTCGACGTACGCCTCTGTCCACTTCTCGCCTGCGGTAGCCATGTCGTCCGTTGTAGACCCGGCCTCCGACATCGTCAAGACCGCGCCGGACCGAATTTCTCATCGGCGATGCACAGCCTGCGCCGATCACGAACGCGTAACGTCGGATGCATGACGTCCCTTCAGCTCACCGACGATGCGATCCAGCAGACTCGGGAGCTCCGCGATGAGTTCCAGCGCTTCCTGCGCGAGTACGAGTTCGGGATGCGGGAGGTGGAGACGAAGATCTCGATCCTGCGTGACGAGTTCACCCATCACCACGCGTACAACCCGATCGAGCACGTCAAGAGCCGGTTGAAGACCCCCGACAGCATCGTCGAGAAGATCGCCCGCAAGGGCATCGTCGAGCCGGACTTCGAGCGCATCCGCTCCGAGATCACCGACATCGCCGGCGTGCGCGTGACGTGCAGCTTCGTCGCCGACGTGTACCGCCTGTTCGACCTGCTCACCGCGCAGGACGACGTCACCGTGCGCACTGTCAAGGACTACATCGCCACGCCGAAGGAGAACGGCTACAAGAGCCTGCACGCGATCATCGAGGTGCCGGTGTTCCTGTCGACCGGGGCGCTCGCGGTGCCGGTCGAGGTGCAGTTCCGGACCATCGCGATGGACTTCTGGGCCAGCCTCGAGCACAAGATCTATTACAAGTTCTCGAACCAGGTGCCCTCGCACCTCGTCGACAGCCTGACCGATGCGGCCGAGGCCGCCGCCGAGCTCGACAGCCGCATGGAGCGTCTGCATCGCGAGGCGCACGGAGTGCCGCAGCGCCAGCTCGCGCCGCCGCCCCCGCCGCACGTCGTGCAGGTCTGACCCGACGCTCGTCGTCTCCGGTGCGCGGCGCACGCGAGCGGCGCGGTGTTGCGCGCGGCGGCGGGCTCCGGGAGCATGGGCAGGTGGTGAAGACGCAGCAGCCCCCGGTCGCCGACCTC
This genomic interval carries:
- a CDS encoding nuclear transport factor 2 family protein; this encodes MATAGEKWTEAYVEAWRSNDPQQIAALFSEDAIYLTSPDAEPRVGRADIVAGWLEDLDDPGTWSFEWWIVREDDDFVAIEGRTQYPSERDYLNLWIVRLDAEGRATAFTEWYMPRPHSE
- a CDS encoding GTP pyrophosphokinase, with the translated sequence MTSLQLTDDAIQQTRELRDEFQRFLREYEFGMREVETKISILRDEFTHHHAYNPIEHVKSRLKTPDSIVEKIARKGIVEPDFERIRSEITDIAGVRVTCSFVADVYRLFDLLTAQDDVTVRTVKDYIATPKENGYKSLHAIIEVPVFLSTGALAVPVEVQFRTIAMDFWASLEHKIYYKFSNQVPSHLVDSLTDAAEAAAELDSRMERLHREAHGVPQRQLAPPPPPHVVQV
- a CDS encoding APC family permease, which produces MSPDVSDETRDNLDAPPRVKRILIGDPLTSAQVDDQLLPKKMALPIFASDALSSVAYAPQELVMILLIGGLTFLSFTPLVAVAVVVLLIVVVLSYRQLIKAYPSGGGDYEVASKNLGEIPGVIVAAALLVDYVLTVAVSVASGVDNIISAVPGLDPLRVELAVGFVILIIVVNLRGVREASLVFAIPTYVFIASVGFMIVTGLFRTFLGDAPVASSAEFAVHSEDLGQAAVILLILRAFSSGCSALTGVEAVSNGVPAFRTPKVRNAQTTLVLMGSIAACLFAGLTALALITGVHYAENPCDLIGFDCSNPQPSLMAQIASATFGGGSILFFIIQAATACVLLLAANTAFNGFPLLGSVLARDGYAPKSLNTRGDRLVFSNGMIVLGIAAIIVLVVFQAKLTTLIQLYIIGVFVSFSLGQIGMVRHWRRVLRGPVGTTPGSGVDGASASDRRSAKIGLVINSVGAAMTVAVLLIVTITKFTHGAYLVFFAIPVLAFLMMGVKRYYRDVEHEIAIDDTTKFGATGDLAIVLVNRLQKPVIKAIDYAIAAKHGKTLAVHVAVASDDAAQLQKDWADHLVPIPLVIVESPFRSFAQPVTQFIKQYREKHGSSVVTVYLPQYIVGHWWETFLHNRRSRRLANQLMLVHGVSITLVPWLLDSSELIYGRRSRPLPGQERAGRPVVVNGRRAHRPEGPPES
- a CDS encoding aminotransferase-like domain-containing protein, producing MSQDSSDRIVGELRRWIEAAPPGSRVPSNRALVAQYGASPVTVQKAMGRLARLGLIESRPGAGTFVRAQKTPRPADYGWQTSALGAPPARLAGLTSTQRTVAPDAIGMHSGYPAVDLLPERLVRQAITRAARTSSALTRSPAAGMPELQAWFAAELAASAPADVTPASARDALVIAGSQSGLSSIFRAVVGAGQPLLIESPTYWGALLAAEQAGVVLVPIPSGPDGPDPDAVERAFVETGARAFYAQPTFANPTGARWPASTSLAVLESVRRHGAFLIEDDWAHDLAIDGDPRPIAAMDDDGHVVYLRSLTKSVSPALRIAAVIVRGPARERILADRAAESMYVSGLLQAAALDVVTQPAWKSHLRGFRDHLRARRDLLLASLAEHAPTATVETVPAGGLNLWVRLPEGTDVVGVVRGCETRGLIISPGSEWFPAEPSGAYVRLNYANADPTRFPEAAEILGGVLAAS
- a CDS encoding DMT family transporter, which gives rise to MKEQSSVIAPARTALSRAGLWWGLLGVAAFSFTLPFTRIAVGGLSPLFIGSGRAVVAAALAAIALAAARQHPPTRVQWWRLAIVAGGVVAGFPLLTSFAMTAAPASHGAVVIGLLPAATAVIVVLRTRERPGRAFWWFAALGAITAVVFASLQNGDLGALHWADLLLFAAVLAAAVGYAEGGLLARELGAWQTVSWALVLAAPLMLVLTLASAVADSPTASPVQWLAFAYLGVVSMFLGFFAWYRGLAIGPMAPVSQIQLVQPVMSIAWAALLLHEQIGWPTALGGLAVIVCAALAVRTRLIHPRPTTRPLNEEF